The following nucleotide sequence is from Salvia splendens isolate huo1 chromosome 2, SspV2, whole genome shotgun sequence.
ATACAATTGGTCTCAGCCTAATATGAAGACAAGCGTTAAGATCATTCACGCTAGGTGCGGTTCTACTTTTGTTTTTCTTGAATTCTTGTTTGGAATTTGTATCTAAAAGGGGATTTAGTTTtgcttccccccccccccccccttgtGTGTGACTTTTGTTGTTCAGTTGCTCTGTATGATGTCgttataatttgtgtatttggGGTATTGTTATGCTTACAAATGCAATTTGGTTGTTTCTAGTTAAGTTGTGAAGTTATGGTTTTTGAATGTTGTTGGCATGAAGAAATCTGTTTGCTGCGTTATATGCTTGATGTGATTTGGAAGCATACATAGATGCAATTCTGTAATCATTAGCATTGGAGGATATATTGTTGAGGTTCTTGAGAATCTTGACAATAATGCACTTAATCTTGGATTCTAATGTTGGATTTGTGATTTTTGTATGTTGTTGGCATGAAGAAATCTGTTTGATTGATGTGCTTGTGTGATCCGAAGTATACAATACATAGATCCAAATGTGTGATCATTAGTGTAATACAATTAGCATTGGGGTATAAACCGTTGAGGCTCTTTCTATGATGATAGTGCACTTATGTTGGCTTCTAAAGTTTGATTGACAATTGAAAACTTGAAGTTATGTTTTTTGTATATTGTTGGCATGATGAAATCTGTGCTGCTTGTGATTCTGAAGTACACATAGATGCGATCGTCTGATTATTAGCATTGGGGTATAATTGTACAAATTGTTGAGGTTCTGGTTGTGACGATAGTGCACTTAATCTTGGCTTCGAGAGGTGGATTGAGGGTTGAAAACTTGAATACATGGCTTTGTATGTTGGCAGATGTGTATGAAATATGAATCATGAAGAATTGTGCTCGGTGTATTCTTATGTGCTATGCTCATTGTGATTTTGAAATATATGTGGATGCAATAACTTGCTTCTCAATTGTTAGCATTAGTTCCTCCCATGCCAACATGGAACATAGTTTTGGGCCTTTGGCTTCTAAAGTGGATTAAGGATTGAACTATTGCATGTTATCTGAGGTTGATCAATAATCTTTGTTCGTAGATATGTCGTAGTTTGCAATttaggaaaatatatttttgaatcCCTTTCTGTTTATGCAATTAGAAACAGGCCCCTGTGGGGCCTGAGCATGGTGATATCCTGTTTCTTCCAAAACGAGCAAACTGGAGTCGTTTTTGGGTTCTTGATTTTCCCTTGTCGATTTAAGAGGGGTGCAAAAAATGGCACTTTAAGGCCATTCTTGTTGTTTTCAGTAGCATAACATCTTAAAGTAGTTTTGTTTTTCTGAGTCTATCATGAAGCAGAGGAGATCTTCCCTCTGCTTAAAAGTAGAGTTCGATTTGTTATAATTAACGCTAACACTTGCCAATCAGGTTGCACGCGCAAGCACTTACTCTTGCTGCATTGTCCGGGGCTGCTATTGTAGAGTATTATGACCACAAGTCAGGAGCAAAAACAGAACGAGTTGCAAAGTTCCTCGACCTGAAACAGAACCAACACAAGAATTGAATCATGACCGTATGAGTAAGAAACTGTTTGTACTTCTTCAAATCCATGATAAACTCAGATGCCATAGTAGATTAGATGGTACATGGTGCAGACGTGCGTAGCTCCAG
It contains:
- the LOC121769089 gene encoding uncharacterized protein LOC121769089, with the translated sequence MGEEKGKIEALREWVVEHKLRTVGTLWASGIVGSMAYNWSQPNMKTSVKIIHARLHAQALTLAALSGAAIVEYYDHKSGAKTERVAKFLDLKQNQHKN